A section of the Salmo salar chromosome ssa05, Ssal_v3.1, whole genome shotgun sequence genome encodes:
- the LOC106605723 gene encoding multiple epidermal growth factor-like domains protein 8 isoform X2, whose protein sequence is MASFLHVPLLGLLLVAVAPGCWAGDCKGHRQVLRGPPGYVTDGPGNYSVNGNCEWLIKAPSSNYRIVLNFTFMETECTYDYLFVYDGDSYQSPLLASLSGTTLPQPIEAKSGKMLLHLFSDANYNLLGFNATYSFSVCPGACGCHGRCDMASSLCQCHLGWGGADCSTPLCPQACILHGTCDKRGERCLCSSDFLGQSCQLGLRDDSGVGQWWQVSGGDPYTPPRTGSAGVYLSSTGAMYLFGGFDLNRALGDLVKYNFSLNQWENRSYGHSPAARHSHTAVEWIGNMVIFGGELASGTLASDVWMYRPIQDDWQQLGQSHSPGAPRVANHAAAVVDNYLYIFGGRTEEDMFSSSLYRFALRGSGVWEAVQPTGGKPPATAGHSMVFHLPSRALLVYGGHRPTTARFSVRVNSTDVFHVDRRFWTSFRSRFPATGPRERAFHSATIIGNYMVVYGGNVHIHYQEEKCYDEEIFFYHLGCHQWVSAGESLQHRGEAVRGRYSHVAAVMEGRVLLVAGGYSGIARGDLVAYKVPLFVSSDPGDRDAVCAEAPDESVCLKNPECSWCEGRCREYQPTNPCGSTGCLGLARFLSDCQSCLVFSGAPGSLPRAPGDFGWCVQNESCLPVSDQSACRVDQISGAYGWWGERTRFLTSLLSCRTENYVPGLHLLTFQHPRNDSQPDKVSILRSTSIILSPTTEMDVTLQFRGFIHPLWGAPPPAPPPTETVSMWARIQRLHFEARMAAGSNSLKLKEVVGRWAAHQEKETKLLSRPDMGRLFPNLTRGNRYLVQAEGYLNNSGSGQTSEMALTWNRTALPGGSEISFLFLEPYRSGSCSGYQSCLACLSDQSCGWCPSLGRCLFRALPDLEPCPEDQGGGERHLLLAPPQCTLCEEYRDCSACTQDPYCEWQINSSKKGDYQCSRRGRLDGSIRDPGGCPKVCNQRRTCGECLSNSSQCAWCESAQACFYFAAYLTKYPYGECRDWYDSVHSVPQCKQCSALVTCTDCLQTFQCGWCGDYNNPTIGRCLRGDWGGMDDPSVYNCSVAVDEVRATSPEPQTLAPPRPMEMEMELEHLEEGERDPVWSYPTCPDVEECRLGLHSCHPFATCVNTPTSFECHCERGYTGDGTLHCNQTCYNECREGQCSGSPRFECECSLGWTSDPATLVLSGVECDVDCGCNFHSTCITAPGICDHCQDWTMGLQCEHCRPGSFGSALAGGGGCLPCQCNGHGGPLLGYCHNQTGQCYCTHHTQGPHCESCLPGYYGDPRNNGTCFRQCQGRSVILSHQSPLSELPISSSLGWRGGVGGKGGLSHCLWVLSVSENLAPCVPGELCPPVALTLHPDSYTQCTSSYVYVFDGLPRFLSNGVVHSDHNLIGAFCGATRTQPITVEATSGVISVYFEANVSSDRPQGFNASFWVRRCRQGSEAGEDGSPVCQGGAQCSGGLCQCTPGYGGPYCDRPLCPGGCGLAEGRGSCNLSLGVCVCADGWGGSDCATPLDSSSLVWETLLDTQLTANQAHRFLHRMGHSLVSGPQGNLWMYGGLSLSEGILGNVYRYSVLERRWTQMLTSSVEEGSTPSPRYHHASALLASHEPLSDAQGATHNLMLVVGGVTQKGVAMDTWSLNLSSLVWRQHKSSVLPPVAGHTLTVRRDTSMLLIGGYSPENGFNHHLLEFNIHSGNWTVTPHTGTPPTGLYGHSAVYHEQTDAVYVFGGYRFHVETVEPSGELYSLYYANLTWSLLVPSQGNKPLSRFFHAAALIKDTMVIVGGRTGVEDYSNTVSLYQINCNTWIQPDSAVGEPVNRSVSLAMVGWGGRLFLSGGFNGVTLGRLLTLTLPSDPCALLPTPEACNTTTGSCVWCRGTCAASDTAERLGCSIGQSPCSPTPRLPDQCRRLKTCSECLARHPRTFSSPSQSQSALQCKWCTNCPEGACISSTVSCTSEHDCRINQREIFLSSNCTETSCEASDCPKCTASGKCMWTRQFKRTGETRRILSVNPTYDWTCFSYALLNVSPMQVESSPPLPCPPPCHHLSTCSLCLGSRGSDGGWQHCVWSMALQQCVSPSFVPLRCEAGQCGRLLSGGDSCSPQCAQLTQCSQCIACPQCGWCAARGGNGAGRCQQGGLDGVSEGVCPQRNSSWSFLHCPEEDECANGHHHCNITQDCHDLTQGYHCTCKQGYVLSRVSGQCEPVCAQGCVNGTCVSPGVCQCHFGFVGDNCSSQCRCNKHSNCKGVSEPDKCLECKNNTMGDHCEKCKPLYVGSAVGGGTCRPCREFCRGNSAVCLSRDEHKRALDHPQDHPLDPDSIVQWVSEGPTEDSAVCVSCQNNSVGDKCESCLSGYFLLQGNCDKCQCNGHADTCNEHDGTGCPCQNNTETSSCLSSPQSDRKDCYRTQCAKCKDSFNGTPVNGRQCYRQFNVDNECCFDPTSQTNCFHDPTIRNLPKGRTVFFAAQPKFTNVDIRVTIDVTFGEVEVYVSNSHDTFIVEVDLHTGIHAIKIEDESAARCGASGGDKETPPSPMKVFANSSSSLGGPMPPNTPLQLHAKPQGADREVREAKTEGLISYITVWKPQTVLIVRGVRDRVVITFPHEVHSLKSSRFYIALRGVGTEERRGESQGLLFLRQDQAHIDLFVFFSVFFSCFFLFLSVCVLLWKIKQFMDFRREQRRHIQEMTKMASRPFAKLTVYLEPEEPQLIYLPSTGGGGVGGSAVSLAHARTGKSGGRVGQRGRAGAVSYKHEPGSGPTIHHHHLTLGGGGNSGQHLPLHYLNTHHYVPTNTTASHHHHHPSSHSGYQHFCRSDPFLSQLMGFSYSTFKVGPITLEPTDDGMAGVATVLIQLPGGILAPNRACLGSALVTLRQNLQEYCGHGNGGGHPGAGGGRKGLLGHQHLTTMAM, encoded by the exons ATGGCCTCCTTCCTCCATGTCCCCCTGCTGGGGTTGCTGCTGGTGGCTGTGGCCCCTGGGTGTTGGGCAGGAGACTGTAAGGGCCACCGACAGGTGCTCAGGGGCCCCCCAGGGTACGTCACTGACGGGCCAGGGAACTACTCTGTAAACGGGAACTGCGAGTGGctcatcaaag CCCCCAGCAGCAATTACCGTATCGTCCTGAACTTCACCTTCATGGAGACAGAATGCACCTACGATTACCTGTTCGTCTACGATGGAGACTCCTACCAGAGCCCCCTACTGGCCAGTCTGAGTGGCACCACCCTGCCGCAGCCCATAGAAGCCAAGTCTGGCAAG atgcTGCTCCACCTCTTCAGCGATGCCAACTACAACCTCCTGGGCTTTAATGCCACCTACTCATTCTCTGTGTGCCCTGGGGCCTGCGGATGTCACGGGCGCTGTGACATGGCCTCGTCCCTGTGCCAGTGCCACCTGGGCTGGGGAGGAGCCGACTGCAGCACCCCTCTATGTCCCCAGGCCTGCATCCTGCACGGCACCTGTGACAAG AGAGGAGAGCGTTGTCTATGCAGCTCAGACTTCCTGGGCCAGAGCTGTCAGCTGGGTCTCCGTGATGACAGTGGGGTGGGGCAGTGGTGGCAAGTGAGTGGGGGTGACCCCTACACGCCCCCCCGGACAGGCTCTGCTGGGGTCTACCTGTCCTCCACTGGAGCCATGTACCTGTTTGGAG GGTTTGACTTGAACCGAGCTTTGGGGGACCTGGTTAAATACAACTTCAGCTTGAACCAATGGGAGAACAGATCTTATGGACACTCCCCA GCGGCTCGTCACTCCCACACGGCAGTAGAGTGGATAGGGAACATGGTGATCTTCGGAGGAGAGCTCGCGAGCGGCACTTTAGCCAGCGACGTCTGGATGTACCGCCCAATCCAGGATGACTGGCAGCAGCTCGGCCAATCCCATTCGCCCGGGGCACCGAGAGTGGCCAACCATGCAGCAGCTGTAGTGGACAACTATCTCTACATATTTGGCG GTCGTACGGAAGAGGATATGTTCTCATCATCTCTGTATCGGTTTGCTCTGCGGGGGTCTGGGGTGTGGGAAGCGGTGCAGCCCACCGGGGGGAAGCCCCCCGCCACAGCAGGCCACTCCATGGTGTTCCACCTCCCGTCCCGGGCCCTGCTGGTTTACGGGGGCCACAGGCCTACCACCGCCAG gtTCAGTGTACGTGTGAACTCCACAGATGTATTCCACGTGGACCGGAGGTTCTGGACCTCGTTCCGTTCCCGTTTCCCAGCCACAGGCCCCAGGGAGAGAGCCTTCCACTCAGCCACCATCATCGGCAACTACATGGTGGTCTATG gggggAATGTGCACATCCACTACCAGGAGGAGAAGTGTTATGATGAGGAAATCTTCTTCTACCACCTGGGGTGTCATCAGTGGGTGTCTGCTGGGGAGAGCCTCCAACACA GAGGAGAGGCTGTGAGAGGGCGGTACTCCCATGTAGCTGCTGTGATGGAGGGCAGGGTGCTGCTGGTTGCCGGGGGTTACAGTGGTATTGCCCGTGGAGACCTGGTGGCATACAAAGTTCCGCTGTTCGTGAGCAGCGACCCAGGAGACCGG gACGCTGTGTGTGCCGAGGCACCAGACGAGAGCGTGTGTCTGAAGAACCCAGAATGCAGCTGGTGTGAGGGCCGCTGTCGGGagtaccaacccaccaacccg TGTGGCAGCACAGGGTGCCTGGGCCTGGCCCGCTTCCTGTCTGACTGCCAGTCCTGCCTGGTGTTCAGTGGGGCTCCAGGTTCCCTGCCCCGCGCCCCCGGTGACTTCGGCTGGTGTGTCCAGAACGAGTCCTGCCTACCGGTGTCAG ATCAAAGTGCTTGCCGTGTGGACCAGATCTCAGGGGCGTACGGCTGGTGGGGGGAGCGCACCCGTTTCctcacctccctcctttcctgtCGCACTGAGAACTATGTCCCGGGACTGCACCTGCTCACCTTCCAGCACCCCCGCAATGATTCCCAGCCTGACAAG GTGTCCATCCTGCGCAGCACCTCCATCATCCTCAGCCCCACCACAGAGATGGACGTCACCCTGCAGTTCCGAGGCTTCATCCACCCCCTGTGGGGCGCCCCTCCACCTGCCCCCCCTCCCACCGAGACAGTCTCAATGTGGGCCCGGATACAGAGGCTACACTTTGAGGCCCGCATGGCCGCTGGATCCAACTCCCTGAAACTG aaGGAGGTGGTAGGTCGCTGGGCAGCTCACCAGGAGAAGGAGACGAAGCTGCTGTCCCGTCCTGACATGGGTCGTCTGTTTCCCAACCTGACCCGAGGGAACCGCTACCTGGTCCAGGCCGAGGGATACCTCAACAACTCAGGCTCTGGACAGACTAGTGAGATGGCCCTGACCTGGAACAGAACCGCCCTGCCCGGTGGAAGT GAGATTTCCTTCCTGTTCTTGGAGCCGTACCGTTCTGGCTCTTGCTCGGGGTACCAGTCTTGCTTGGCGTGTCTGTCAGACCAGTCCTGTGGCTGGTGCCCGTCTCTGGGCCGCTGTCTGTTCCGTGCACTGCCTGACCTGGAGCCCTGCCCAGAGGACCAGGGAGGAGGGGAGCGCCACCTGCTGCTGGCCCCGCCACAATGCACCCTCTGTGAGGAGTACAGGGACTGCTCCGCCTGCACTCAG GACCCCTACTGTGAGTGGCAGATCAACTCCAGCAAGAAGGGTGATTACCAATGCAGCCGACGGGGAAGACTGGATGGATCCATTCGCGACCCAGGGGGGTGCCCTAAAGTCTGCAACCA GAGGAGGACTTGTGGGGAGTGTCTGTCTAACTCCAGTCAGTGTGCGTGGTGTGAGTCGGCCCAGGCCTGCTTCTACTTCGCTGCCTACCTCACCAAGTATCCCTACGGAGAGTGCAGGGACTGGTATGACAG TGTTCACTCAGTGCCCCAGTGTAAGCAGTGCTCAGCTCTGGTCACCTGTACAGACTGTCTCCAGACGTTTCAGTGCGGCTGGTGTGGAGACTACAACAACCCCACCATCGGCAGGTGTCTACGAGGAGACTGGGGAGGGATGGACGACCCCTCTGTGTATAACTGCAGTGTGGCTGTGGATGAAGTACGGGCTACCAG tcCTGAGCCCCAGACCTTGGCCCCCCCGCGGcccatggagatggagatggagctggagcacctggaggagggagagagggacccaGTCTGGTCCTACCCCACCTGTCCCGATGTGGAGGAGTGCAGGCTGGGCCTCCACAGCTGCCACCCCTTCGCCACCTGCGTCAACACCCCCACCTCCTTTGAGTGCCACTGTGAGAGGGGCTACACCGGGGACGGCACCCTGCACTGCAACCAGAC ttGTTATAATGAGTGTCGTGAGGGCCAGTGCAGCGGCAGCCCGCGGTTCGAGTGTGAGTGTTCCCTGGGCTGGACATCTGACCCAGCCACCCTGGTGCTGAGCGGGGTGGAGTGTGATGTGGACTGTGGCTGTAACTTCCACAGCACCTGTATCACTGCCCCAGGCATCTGTGACCACTGCCAGG ATTGGACAATGGGTCTCCAGTGTGAGCACTGTCGACCAGGGAGTTTTGGTTCTGCGCTGGCCGGGGGCGGGGGCTGTCTGCCCTGCCAGTGTAACGGCCATGGAGGCCCCCTCCTGGGCTACTGCCACAATCAGACAGGCCAATGCTACTGCACACACCACACCCAGGGACCACACTGTGAATCCTGCTTGCCTGGATACTACGGAGACCCCAG gaaTAATGGCACCTGTTTCCGTCAGTGTCAGGGGCGCTCTGTGATCCTGTCCCACCAGTCACCCCTCTCTGAGCTCCCTATCTCGTCCTCCCTGGGGTGGCGAGGGGGCGTCGGTGGGAAGGGGGGACTTTCCCACTGTCTGtgggtcctgtctgtctctgagaaCCTGGCCCCCTGTGTGCCGGGCGAGCTGTGCCCTCCTGTGGCTCTCACCCTGCACCCAGACTCCTACACACAGTGCACT agctcCTACGTTTACGTGTTTGACGGCCTGCCTCGTTTCTTGAGCAACGGGGTGGTGCACTCGGACCACAACCTGATTGGCGCGTTCTGTGGGGCGACCCGGACTCAGCCAATCACTGTGGAGGCCACTTCAG gtgtgATCTCTGTGTACTTTGAGGCCAACGTCTCGTCCGACCGTCCTCAGGGTTTCAACGCCTCCTTCTGGGTGCGGCGCTGTCGCCAGGGTTCTGAGGCGGGGGAGGATGGGTCACCCGTATGCCAGGGAGGGGCGCAGTGCAGCGGGGGGCTGTGCCAGTGTACTCCGGGGTATGGGGGACCGTACTGCGACAGGCCCCTCTGTCCCGGGGGCTGTGGGCTAGCAGAGGGCCGAGGCTCCTGCAACTTG tctctgggagtgtgtgtgtgtgcagacggTTGGGGCGGCTCTGACTGCGCCACTCCTCTGGACTCCAGCAGTCTAGTTTGGGAAACCCTACTGGACACACAGCTCACAGCG AACCAGGCCCACAGGTTCCTCCACCGGATGGGCCATTCTCTAGTGTCTGGACCCCAGGGGAACCTCTGGATGTAtggaggcctctctctctcagagggcaTCCTGGGAAACGTCTACAG GTACTCTGTGTTGGAGCGGCGCTGGACTCAGATGCTGACCAGCTCAGTGGAGGAAGGCTCCACCCCCAGCCCCCGCTACCACCATGCCTCTGCCCTTCTGGCCAGTCACGAGCCTCTCTCCGACGCCCAGGGAGCCACTCACAACCTCATGCTGGTGGTGGGCGGTGTCACGCAGAAGGGCGTCGCCATGGATACGTGGAGCCTCAACCTCAGCAGTCTGGTGTGGAGACAGCACAAG AGCTCAGTGCTGCCACCGGTGGCAGGTCATACTCTAACGGTGCGTCGGGACACCTCTATGCTGCTCATCGGAGGTTACTCTCCAGAGAACGGCTTCAACCATCACCTGCTGGAGTTCAACATCCACTCTGGCAACTGGACCGTCACCCCCCACACCGGCACACCTCCTACAG GTCTGTATGGCCACTCGGCTGTGTACCACGAGCAGACGGACGCCGTGTACGTGTTCGGAGGCTACCGCTTCCACGTGGAGACAGTGGAGCCCTCAGGAGagctctacagtctctactatgcCAACCTCACCTGGTCCCTACTGGTCCCCTCACAGGGGAATAAG cccctgTCTCGTTTCTTCCACGCTGCAGCCCTGATAAAAGACACCATGGTGATcgtgggagggaggacaggagtaGAGGACTACAGCAACACAGTGTCTCTGTACCAGATCAACTGTAACACCTGGATACAGCCAG acTCGGCGGTGGGCGAGCCGGTTAACCGTTCAGTCTCTCTGGCCATGGTGGGCTGGGGTGGGCGGCTGTTCCTCTCTGGGGGGTTCAACGGGGTCACCCTGGGGCGTCTTCTCACCCTGACCCTTCCCTCTGACCCCTGTGCCTTGCTGCCCACGCCCGAGGCCTGCAACACCACCACAGGCAGCTGTGTCTGGTGCAGGGGCACCTGCGCCGCCTCCGATACCGCTGAGAG ACTGGGCTGTTCCATTGGTCAGTCTCCCTGCTCCCCCACCCCTCGTTTACCAGACCAGTGTCGCAGACTGAAGACCTGCAGCGAGTGTCTGGCACGCCACCCCAGGACCTTCTCTAGCCCCTCACAG tCCCAGTCTGCTCTGCAGTGTAAGTGGTGCACCAACTGTCCAGAGGGAGCATGCATCAGCAGTACAGTCAGCTGCACCTCCGAACACGACTGCAGGATCAACCAGagagagatcttcctgtccagcaactgtactgagaccagctGTGAGGCCTCCGACTGCCCCAAGTGCACCGCCTCAGGGAAGTGCATGTGGACACGCCAGTTCAAACGCACCG GCGAGACCAGGCGCATCCTGAGTGTGAACCCCACCTACGACTGGACGTGCTTCAGCTACGCCCTGCTCAACGTGTCCCCCATGCAGGTGGAGTCCTCCCCCCCTCTGCCCTGCCCGCCCCCCTGCCACCACCTCAGCACCTGCAGCCTCTGCCTGGGCTCCCGGGGCTCAGATGGGGGCTGGCAGCACTGTGTGTGGAGCATGGCACTGCAGCAG tgTGTGAGTCCGTCCTTCGTGCCTCTGCGCTGTGAGGCGGGtcagtgtggtcgtctgctgtctGGTGGGGACTCCTGCTCCCCCCAGTGCGCCCAGCTCACCCAGTGCTCTCAGTGCATCGCCTGTCCCCAGTGTGGCTGGTGTGCTGCCCGGGGGGGCAACGGGGCTGGACGCTGCCAGCAGGGAGGCCTCGACG GTGTGAGTGAGGGAGTGTGTccccagagaaacagcagctggTCCTTCCTCCACTGCCCAGAGGAGGATGAGTGTGCCAACGGCCACCACCACTGTAACATCACCCAGGACTGCCATGACCTGACCCAGGGATACCACTGCACCTGCAAGCAGGGCTACGTTCTCAGCCG TGTGTCAGGCCAGTGTGAGCCGGTGTGCGCTCAGGGCTGTGTCAACGGGACCTGCGTGTCCCCGGGAGTGTGTCAGTGTCACTTTGGCTTTGTGGGGGACAACTGCTCGTCTCAGTGTCGCTGTAACAAACACAGCAACTGTAAAGGAGTGTCTGAGCCTGACAAGTGTCTGGAGTGTAAAAACAACACTATG GGTGATCACTGTGAGAAGTGTAAGCCCCTGTATGTGGGGTCGGCGGTGGGTGGGGGGACGTGTCGCCCCTGTCGGGAGTTCTGCAGGGGGAACAGCGCAGTGTGTCTGTCCCGGGACGAACACAAGAGGGCGCTAGACCACCCCCAAGACCACCCTCTGGACCCAGACAGC ATTGTTCAGTGGGTGTCGGAGGGTCCTACAGAGGACTCAGCGGTTTGTGTGAGCTGCCAGAACAACAGCGTGGGGGACAAGTGTGAGAGCTGCCTCAGCGGCTACTTCCTACTGCAGGGGAACTGTGACAA GTGTCAGTGTAACGGCCATGCAGACACGTGTAATGAACATGACGGCACAGGCTGCCCATGTCAGAACAACACAGAGACCTCTTCCTGCCTCAGCAGCCCGCAGAGCGACAGGAAGGACTGCTACAGAACACAG TGCGCCAAGTGCAAAGACTCCTTCAACGGCACACCGGTGAACGGGCGCCAGTGCTACCGGCAGTTCAACGTGGACAATGAGTGCTGCTTCGACCCCACCTCTCAGACAAACTGCTTCCACGACCCCACCATCCGCAATCTGCCCAAGGGACGCACCGTCTTCTTCGCTGCCCAGCCAAAGTTCACCAACGTGGACATCCGGGTCACCATCGACGTGACCTTTGGGGAGGTGGAAGTGTACGTGTCCAACTCCCATGACACCTTCATCGTAGAAGTGGACCTCCACACAGGCATCCACGCCATCAAGATCGAGGATGAGTCGGCGGCCCGATGTGGGGCGAGCGGAGGGGATAAGGAGACGCCTCCATCACCTATGAAGGTGTTTGCCAACTCCTCATCCAGCCTGGGTGGGCCCATGCCCCCCAACACCCCCCTGCAGCTCCACGCCAAGCCCCAGGGGGCGGACAGGGAGGTACGGGAGGCCAAGACAGAGGGGCTCATCTCCTACATCACGGTGTGGAAGCCCCAGACTGTGCTGATTGTTCGAGGTGTCCGTGACCGTGTGGTCATCACCTTCCCCCATGAGGTCCACTCCCTGAAGTCCAGCCGCTTCTACATCGCCCTGCGCGGTGTAGGTACTGAGGAGAGACGGGGCGAGTCCCAGGGCCTGCTCTTCCTCCGCCAAGACCAGGCCCACATCGACCTGTTCGTCTTCTTCTCTGTTTTCTTCTCctgcttcttcctcttcctctccgtcTGCGTCCTCCTCTGGAAGATCAAGCAGTTCATGGACTTCCGCCGAGAGCAGAGGCGTCATATCCAGGAAATGACCAAGATGGCGTCCAGGCCCTTCGCCAAGCTCACTGTCTATTTGGAGCCAGAGGAGCCCCAGCTCATCTACCTGCCCTCCACAGGGGGCGGAGGGGTGGGGGGCAGTGCCGTGTCCCTGGCTCATGCACGCACAGGCAAATCCGGGGGGCGAGTTGGCCAGAGGGGGCGAGCTGGAGCCGTCTCCTACAAACACGAGCCAGGCTCCGGCCCCaccatccaccaccaccaccttaccCTGGGTGGAGGGGGCAACAGTGGGCAACATCTGCCCCTGCATTACCTCAACACCCACCACTATGTCCCCACCAACACCACGGCctcgcaccaccaccaccacccatccTCCCACAGCGGCTACCAGCACTTCTGCCGCTCCGACCCCTTCCTGTCCCAGCTCATGGGCTTCTCCTACTCCACCTTCAAGGTGGGGCCCATCACCCTGGAGCCCACGGATGATGGCATGGCCGGGGTGGCCACGGTCCTCATCCAGCTGCCGGGGGGTATCCTGGCCCCTAATCGCGCCTGCCTGGGGTCCGCCCTGGTCACACTACGGCAGAACCTCCAGGAGTACTGTGGTCATGGCAATGGAGGGGGACACCCCGGGGCGGGAGGGGGGCGCAAAGGCCTGCTAGGGCATCAGCACCTCACCACCATGGCTatgtag